The Falco rusticolus isolate bFalRus1 chromosome 5, bFalRus1.pri, whole genome shotgun sequence genome has a segment encoding these proteins:
- the MLF2 gene encoding myeloid leukemia factor 2 isoform X2, giving the protein MISPWKQQRPPPPEGSMFRLMRDGEPEDPMFAMDPFAIHRQHMNRMLSGSFGFGPLLGITDGTTPGARQAGRRMQAGAVSPFGMLGMAGGFIDMFGMMNDMIGNMEHMTSGANCQTFTSSTVISYSNLGDGPKVYQETSEMRSAPGGIRETRRTVRDSDSGLEQMSIGHHIRERAHIMQRSRNHRTGDQEERQDYINMDESDAAAFDDEWRRETSRFRPQRGLEYRRHEGSSGRRAEGTRLAIQGPEDSPSRQSRRYDW; this is encoded by the exons ATGATCAGTCCCTGGAAGCAGCAG AGGCCGCCCCCGCCCGAGGGAAGCATGTTCCGGCTGATGAGGGATGGCGAGCCGGAGGACCCCATGTTTGCCAT GGACCCTTTTGCCATCCACCGGCAGCACATGAACCGCATGCTTTCTGGAAGTTTCGGGTTCGGCCCGCTCCTTGGCATCACTGATGGGACCACGCCTGGGGCTCGCCAGGCTGGCCGTAGGATGCAG gcaggagctgtttCACCCTTTGGGATGCTCGGCATG GCAGGTGGCTTTATAGATATGTTTGGGATGATGAACGACATGATTGGAAACATG GAGCATATGACAAGTGGTGCTAACTGCCAGACATTTACCTCCTCAACTGTCATCTCCTATTCCAACCTGGGTGATGGACCCAAAGTGTATCAGGAGACCTCAGAGATGCGTTCAGCACCTGGCGGG ATCCGCGAGACCAGACGGACCGTAAGGGACTCTGACAGCGGCTTGGAACAAATGTCAATTGGACACCACATCAGGGAGCGGGCCCACATCATGCAGCGGTCCCGGAACCATCGCACGGGTGAccaggaggagaggcaggacTACATCAACATGGATGAAA GTGATGCAGCCGCATTCGATGACGAGTGGAGGCGAGAGACGTCCCGGTTCCGGCCGCAGCGGGGGCTGGAATACCGGCGTCACGAAGGCAGCAGCGGCCGTCGGGCTGAAGGGACTCGCCTTGCGATCCAGGGCCCTGAGGATTCTCCCTCTAGACAGTCCCGTCGGTATGACTGGTGA
- the MLF2 gene encoding myeloid leukemia factor 2 isoform X1 has product MFRLMRDGEPEDPMFAMDPFAIHRQHMNRMLSGSFGFGPLLGITDGTTPGARQAGRRMQAGAVSPFGMLGMAGGFIDMFGMMNDMIGNMEHMTSGANCQTFTSSTVISYSNLGDGPKVYQETSEMRSAPGGIRETRRTVRDSDSGLEQMSIGHHIRERAHIMQRSRNHRTGDQEERQDYINMDESDAAAFDDEWRRETSRFRPQRGLEYRRHEGSSGRRAEGTRLAIQGPEDSPSRQSRRYDW; this is encoded by the exons ATGTTCCGGCTGATGAGGGATGGCGAGCCGGAGGACCCCATGTTTGCCAT GGACCCTTTTGCCATCCACCGGCAGCACATGAACCGCATGCTTTCTGGAAGTTTCGGGTTCGGCCCGCTCCTTGGCATCACTGATGGGACCACGCCTGGGGCTCGCCAGGCTGGCCGTAGGATGCAG gcaggagctgtttCACCCTTTGGGATGCTCGGCATG GCAGGTGGCTTTATAGATATGTTTGGGATGATGAACGACATGATTGGAAACATG GAGCATATGACAAGTGGTGCTAACTGCCAGACATTTACCTCCTCAACTGTCATCTCCTATTCCAACCTGGGTGATGGACCCAAAGTGTATCAGGAGACCTCAGAGATGCGTTCAGCACCTGGCGGG ATCCGCGAGACCAGACGGACCGTAAGGGACTCTGACAGCGGCTTGGAACAAATGTCAATTGGACACCACATCAGGGAGCGGGCCCACATCATGCAGCGGTCCCGGAACCATCGCACGGGTGAccaggaggagaggcaggacTACATCAACATGGATGAAA GTGATGCAGCCGCATTCGATGACGAGTGGAGGCGAGAGACGTCCCGGTTCCGGCCGCAGCGGGGGCTGGAATACCGGCGTCACGAAGGCAGCAGCGGCCGTCGGGCTGAAGGGACTCGCCTTGCGATCCAGGGCCCTGAGGATTCTCCCTCTAGACAGTCCCGTCGGTATGACTGGTGA
- the PTMS gene encoding parathymosin: protein MSEKRVEEAPAELSAKEMKEKKDKLEEKTVHKEKKKEVVEDEENGAEEDEEENPDDVDEEGGDEDEEGDENGQEQDGHAEKRSAEEEEDEVDPKRQKTENGSSA, encoded by the exons ATGTCGGAAAAACGCGTCGAGGAGGCGCCGGCGGAGCTGAGCGCTAAG gaaatgaaagaaaagaaggacaAACTTGAGGAAAAAACGgttcacaaagaaaagaagaaggaggTAGTAGAG GATGAAGAAAATGGAGCTgaagaagatgaggaagagAATCCTGATGACGTGGATGAAGAAGGTGGTGATGAGGATGAAG AAGGAGACGAGAATGGGCAAGAGCAGGATGGTCATGCAGAAAAACGatctgcagaggaggaagag GATGAAGTGGATCCAAAgagacagaagacagaaaacGGGTCTTCAGCTTGA